CGAATCCCGCACAACCCGTCAGGCCTGTCGTGAAGAGGACGATAACTCCCGGGAATCACAGGAGAAGTGTGGCCCGGGGATGTCAGACCCGGAGTGTAGACCCGTCCCTCTCGGAACGGAGTGGGGAGGGTCATGAAAAGGGTTTCGACGTCCTGCGCCATGGTGGCGCTCTTCACATTGGTGTTCTCGTGCAGCTCGGCGCCGGCGCCGGACGAGCCGTCGGAGAGGACGGTGTCGCGAGGGCTGTCCACGCCGCGCAAGCTGCTGCCCTTCGTCGCGCTGGCGGACGGGCGGGTGCTGGCCGCGGGAGGGCATGACGGCAACCGCACGCTGATGAGCTGCGAGGTGTACGACCCGGAGACGGGGGAGTGGCGTGCCACGGGGGCCCTGCGCGCGGCGCGGCGCAACCACGCGGCGGTGACGCTGGCGGACGGGCGGGTGCTGGTGATGGGGGGCACGTACTCGGCCTCCTTCGGCGCGCTGGCGAGCGCGGAGATGTACGACCCGGCGACGGGCCGGTGGACGGCGGTGGCGGACATGGCCGAGGCGCGCAACGACCCGGCGGCGGTGCTGCTGGCGGACGGGCGGGTGCTGGTGGCGGGCGGCCTCGACGTGGACCGGCGCCCGGTGCGCTCGGCGGAGCTGTTCGAGCCGGCGACGGGGCGGTGGACGCGCACGGGGGCGCCGACGTCCGCGCGTGGTGGGGCGCAGACGGGCGTGGTGCTGGCGAGCGGCAAGGTGCTCTTCGTGAGCGGGCTGCAGGCGGAGCTGTACGACCCGGCGAGCGGCCAGTGGACGAAGACGGGCCCGGTGGGGGGCGTGGCGGGGACGCACCGCTCGGGGCACACGGTGACGCGGCTGCCGGATGGGCGGGTGCTGGTGGTGGGCGGCACCACGTCGCGCGCGGCGGCCACGGCGGAGCTGTACGACCCGGCGAAGGACGAGTGGCTGCAGGTGAAGGAGCCGGGCACGCCGCGCGAGGCGCATGGGGCGTGGGTGGAGGAGGGCGAGGATGGGCGGGTGCGGGTGCGGGTGGTGGGAGGCTTCCACGTGATGTCGGGGGCACTCGCGTCGGTGGAGAGCTACGACGTGGCGTCGAACACGTGGAGCGCGGAGCCGGCCCTGCGGACGGCGCGGCGGGGGGCGGGGCTGGTGCGGCTGCCGGACGGCGCGGTGCTGGTGGTGGGCGGCTCCAACGACCTCGAGGGGACACTGGCCACGAGCGAGCGGTACGCGCCGGAGGTGTGCATGCCTCTGACGTGCGAGGCGGCGGGCCGGGTGTGTGGCGCGGTGCCGGACGGTTGCGGCGGGACGCTGGAGTGCGGCCCCTGCGCGGTGGAGCCTCGGTGTGGCCCGGAGGGCTGCGGGGTGGAGCGCGCGATGTTCGACCCGGAGCTGAGGGCACCCCGGTGTGACGGGGTGGAGCAGGGGTGCACCTCGGGCGTGCTGCTGACGGGGCGGGGGCGGCTGGGCCCGGAGTCGAACGCGCCCAACGCGCTGTGGGGCTCGTGCGAGGACGGCGAGGGGGGCAAGCACGAGCGGGACGAGGCGCTCGACGGGCTGCGGGTGGTGACGGTGGAGGGAGGGACGCTGGCGCCGGGGAGGACGGTGCGGGTGGAGGCCACGGTGTGGGCGTACACGGATCCGGGGGAGAACCGGTTGGACCTGTACTTCGCGGCGGATGCGCGCAACCCGGCGTGGACGTACCTGGCGACGCTCACGCCGAGCCGTCCGGGGGCGCAGGTGCTGTCGGCGACGTTGGTGCTGCCGGCGGGGGCGCTGCAGGCGGTGCGGGGCGTGTTCCGCTACGCGGGCAGCGCCGAGCCGTGTCCCGGTGGCGTCTTTGACGACGTGGATGACCTCGTGTTCGCCACGCGGTGAGGTGACAATCGAGACGGTCTTCCACGGAGGGTAGACGTGGCGGCGCAACGTGCGAAGCTGTGCCGCCATGAAGAACACCTGGATTCGTCTCCTCGTCCCTCTGTTCCTCTTCACCTCCGCCTGTGCCACCACCGCCCCCGCTTCCCAAGCACCGGAGGCGGCCGCGCCCGAGCGTCCCTTCGGCCCGCTGCGTGACCAGGCCACCCGGCAGCAGGCCTGGCTGCGCGAGCGCATGGACACGGCGCTCCCCCTGCTGATGCGCAAGTACGGCGTCGACATGTGGGTGGTGCCGATGCGCGAGTACAACGAGGATCCGGTCTTCCCGGCGCTGGTGTCGCCCACGACGTTCGCGGCGCGGCGGCGGACCATCTACGTCTTCCATGACCGGGGTCCGCAGCTGGGCGTGGAGCGGCTCGCGCTGGGCGGCGGGTCCCAGGGCGGGGTGTACGAGACGCGGCGCGCGCAGGTGCAGGTGGACGGAGGCGGGGTGACCCGGCAGGCCGAGCTGTGGGGCCCGGACCAGTGGAAGGTGCTGAAGGCGGTGCTGGAGGAGCGCAAGCCGCGGGTCATCGGCATCAACGTGTCGCGCACGTTCGCCTTCGCGGACGGGCTGACGCATGGCGAGTACGAGGGGATGAGCGAGGCGCTCGGGCCCGAGTGGACCGCGAGGATGAAGCCGGCCGGGGGCCTGCCGGTGGACCTCATCGCGTGGCGGAGCGCGGACGAGGAGCGCTTCTACACGGACCTGACGAAGGTCGCGTGGAACATCATCGAGACGGGGTTCTCGAACCAGGTGATTACTCCCGGCAAGACGCGCACGAGCGACGTGGTGTGGTGGATGCGCCAGCGGGTGAACGACCTGGGGCTGGGCACGTG
This is a stretch of genomic DNA from Archangium violaceum. It encodes these proteins:
- a CDS encoding M24 family metallopeptidase, whose protein sequence is MKNTWIRLLVPLFLFTSACATTAPASQAPEAAAPERPFGPLRDQATRQQAWLRERMDTALPLLMRKYGVDMWVVPMREYNEDPVFPALVSPTTFAARRRTIYVFHDRGPQLGVERLALGGGSQGGVYETRRAQVQVDGGGVTRQAELWGPDQWKVLKAVLEERKPRVIGINVSRTFAFADGLTHGEYEGMSEALGPEWTARMKPAGGLPVDLIAWRSADEERFYTDLTKVAWNIIETGFSNQVITPGKTRTSDVVWWMRQRVNDLGLGTWFQPSVSVQRQGKTEAEVGEDPVIERGDVLHCDFGVTALRLNTDTQHMGYVLREGETDVPAGLKAALARSNRLQDIVFEELRPGRTGNEILKASRERMVAEGIDGTVYSHPIGLNGHGAGPFIGLWDRQEGVPGNGDHAVIPNQWFSIELQATSPVAEWGGQKVRSAQEEDVIIDASGKVRWALQRQTAFHLVR
- a CDS encoding Kelch repeat-containing protein, encoding MKRVSTSCAMVALFTLVFSCSSAPAPDEPSERTVSRGLSTPRKLLPFVALADGRVLAAGGHDGNRTLMSCEVYDPETGEWRATGALRAARRNHAAVTLADGRVLVMGGTYSASFGALASAEMYDPATGRWTAVADMAEARNDPAAVLLADGRVLVAGGLDVDRRPVRSAELFEPATGRWTRTGAPTSARGGAQTGVVLASGKVLFVSGLQAELYDPASGQWTKTGPVGGVAGTHRSGHTVTRLPDGRVLVVGGTTSRAAATAELYDPAKDEWLQVKEPGTPREAHGAWVEEGEDGRVRVRVVGGFHVMSGALASVESYDVASNTWSAEPALRTARRGAGLVRLPDGAVLVVGGSNDLEGTLATSERYAPEVCMPLTCEAAGRVCGAVPDGCGGTLECGPCAVEPRCGPEGCGVERAMFDPELRAPRCDGVEQGCTSGVLLTGRGRLGPESNAPNALWGSCEDGEGGKHERDEALDGLRVVTVEGGTLAPGRTVRVEATVWAYTDPGENRLDLYFAADARNPAWTYLATLTPSRPGAQVLSATLVLPAGALQAVRGVFRYAGSAEPCPGGVFDDVDDLVFATR